The nucleotide window CGCCTGCAGGGTGATTCGTACTGCACGCAAGCTCGGTTACCAAACCGTGGCCGTCTACAGCGACGCCGACCGCGATGCGCCGCACGTCGCGCTGGCCGATGAAGCCGTGCACATTGGCGCCTCGCCTGCATCCGAGTCGTACCTGAAGTTCGGCGCCATCCTCGACGCTGCGCGCAAGACCGGCGCCGACGCACTGCACCCTGGCTACGGTTTCTTGAGCGAGAACGCCGCCTTTGCACAAGCCTGTGTGGACGCCGGTGTCGTCTTTATCGGGCCACCTCCCAGCGCCATTACCGCCATGGGCGACAAGGCGCTGGCCAAGAAGCGCATGCTGGAAGCGGGCGTGCCCTGCGCGCCCGGTTATCTGGGTGCGGACCAAAGCGATGCAGCCTTGACGGCCGAGGCCAAGAAGCTCGGCTATCCGCTGCTGGTGAAAGCCGTGGCCGGTGGCGGCGGCCGTGGCATGCGACTGGTACGCAGCGATGCTGAACTGCAGCAAGGCATCGAAGGCGCACGCCGCGAGGCGACCAGCGCGTTTGGCGACGGCACGTTGATGCTGGAGCGCCTGATCGACAACGGCCGCCATATCGAGATGCAGGTATTCGCCGACGCACATGGCAACGCGGTGTATCTTGGCGAGCGCGACTGCACCGCCCAGCGTCGCCGCCAGAAGGTGATTGAAGAGGCGCCTTCCCCCGTGGTGAGCCCCGCGATGCGCGAAGCGATGGGCAAAGACGCCGTCGCTGCCGCACTGGCCGTGGGCTACCGTGGTGCGGGCACGGTGGAGTTCATCGTCGATGACAAGCTCAACCATTACTTCCTGGAGATGAATACGCGTTTGCAGGTCGAGCATCCGGTGACCGAATGCATCACGGGTTACGACCTTGTGGAGTGGCAGTTGCAAGTGGCTGCGGGTGATCCCTTGCCTGCGAAGCAGAGTGACATCACGTTGACCGGCCACGCGATTGAAGCGCGCCTGTATGTGGAAGACCCCTACAGCAGCTTTGCACCACAGACCGGCACGGTTGTTTGGTGGAAACCAGAGAACGCATTGCATGGTGGAGTTCGTGTGGACGACGGCATTCGCCAGGGCAGTGTGGTGTCTCCGTTTTACGACCCCATGGTTGCCAAAATCATCGTGCATGGCCGTGACCGCGACGACGCGATCCGCCGCCTGCGTGCAGCGCTGGCGAACACGCCACTACTGGGCTTGAAGAACAATGGCCGTTTCCTGAGTGACCTGGTGGATCACCCGGCCTTCCGCAAGGCCGAGATGACGACGACGCTGATCGACCACTGGCTGGAGCAAGGCGAGCCTTTGTTGCAAACACCAGTAGCCAGCGATGCCGCATGGCAAGTTGCTGCCGTCGCATTGGCGATGCAGCAAGGCAACAGCTGGCGTTCCAACAGCGTGGCCGCCTACGGTTTCAAACTGCAGTGCGCAGATACCGTGCGCGCGGTGCGCGTGCAGCCCGACCGCCATGGCAACGTGGCAGTGACGGTGGACAGTGCCAGCGTGCAGGCCAAGGTCGTTCACTTCGAAGATGGCGTGTTGCGCCTGGAGCTGGATGGCGTGGCGCAAACGGCTATCGCGGTGTTTGCAGGTGCTAATTTGCATCTTGCCTACGCAGGCCATGCACATGTCTTCACGGAAGTCTCGGCATTCCCCAATGCCGATGCGCTGAAGGACGCCAGTCGTGCCCGTTCGCCGGTGGCCGGCAAGGTCACGCAGGTGCTGGTGACACCAGGGGCTGCGGTAGAAAACGGCCAGCAACTCGTGTGTGTGGAAGCCATGAAGATGGAAATGTGGCTGTGCGCCGAAAGCGCGGGTACGGTCAAGGCCGTTCACGCCAAGGCCGGCGACCAAGTGGAGTCCGGCGCACTGCTGGTCGAGCTCGAAATCAATACCAAGAAGGAAGCATGATGGAAAAAGCAATTCTGACCTGCGCGCTCACCGGCGTGCTCACCAACCCCAAGCAACACCCCGTTCCGGTCACGCCTGCACAAATGGCGGCCGAAGCGCGTGATGCGTTCAACGCCGGCGCGTCCATCATGCACGTGCATGTACGCAGCCAGGAAGAAGGCATGGGTCACATGCCCTCGTGGGACCCGGAAGTCATGGCTTCGGTGGTGGATGCGATTCGCGCCGCCTGCCCGGGTGTCATCATCAACCTGACCACCGGTGTGGTGGGCAAAGACGTGTCGGGCCCGCTGGCCTGCATCCGCCGGGTCAAGCCGGAGATTGCTGCCTGCAATGCCGGTAGTCTGAATTACCTGAAGATCAAGGAAGACGGCAACTGGGCCTGGCCGCCCATGGTGTTCGACAACCCCGTATCCAAGGTGCAGCAGTTCCTGGACGTAATGGCCGAGTGCGGTACCCACCCAGAATTTGAATGCTTCGACGTGGGCATCGTGCGCGCTGTGGGCATGTTCGTGAAGAACGGCATGCTCAAGCCCGAGATGGGCCGTCCCGAATACAACCTGGTGATGGGCGTGGCCTCGGGCATGCCTTGCGACGCTGACCTGCTGGCACTGTTGCCACAGTGGATGGTGCCCAACAGCGTGTGGCAAGCCACGCTGATTGGCCGCCAGGAAATCTGGCCCGTGCACCAAAAGACTGCCGATCTGGGCGGCATGTTGCGCACCGGTCTGGAAGACACCTTCTATTTGCCCAATGGCGAACGTGCGGCCGGCAATGGTGCCTTGATCACCGAACTGGCTGCCTGCGCCCAGCGCGCGGGGCGGTCTATCGCCAGCCCGCAGGAAGCGCGCGCCCTGCTCGGCCTTCGTCACTAGACTGACCCTAAAATCCTGTGGTATACTTCGAGGCTTAGCGGCTGTAGCTCAGTTGGATAGAGTACTTGGCTACGAACCAAGGGGTCGTGGGTTCAATTCCTGCCAGCCGCACCAAACGTGAAACCCTGGAACAGCAATGTTCCAGGGTTTTTTCGTTTCTGCGCCCAGCGCGCCGCGTGCGACCTTCCGCACGGGTGGGTTTCCGTGAAGGACGGTGCGTCAACGCACAGATGGATGGTCTCGCGCAAGCTAGTCTGTGGGTACTTCCCACCACATACCATCCTCATGAACAATCCCCCCATACAACCGTCGCCCAGCCTGGCTCCCAGCGAGTCTCTCAGCAGTGTCTTGGGGCAAGCGGAGCATGTTCAGGTGTTGGTGGAACAAAGCGCGCTGGAGTTGTCCACCGTCAATTCTGTGCTGGAGCAGGAAGTAGGTGTGCAGGCAAATTCACCCGAGGTACAGCAGGCGCTGGTGCAAAGCCAGGCTGTGGAGGAAAAGGTTCAAGACGCATCCGACAAGCTGGCGTTGGTGACACAAGCGCTGGAAGAGGAAATCCGCGAGCGCCATGCCATGGGGGCGGAGCTTGCGTTGGTCACCCAGCAGGAGCAGTTGGCGCGCCATGCCGCCTTGCACGATGCGCTGACCGGCTTGCCAAACCGGACCCTGTTCCATGACCGTCTGGAGCATGGCTTGGCACAGGCCCGTCGACACGAGCTGGCGCTGGCCGTGATGTTTCTGGATCTGGATGGTTTCAAGCAGGTCAATGACACCTACGGCCACGACGTGGGCGACGCGGTGCTGCAGACGGTTGCAGAACGGCTGACGGAAAACACGCGCGACGACGATACCGTCAGTCGCCTTGGTGGGGACGAATTCTTGTACTTGTTAATGGGGGCGACTGACGAGCAGTCCGTTGCCAACCTGGCCCAGAAGATCGTTAATCGGATTCAGGTACCGTGCCAACTCAGTGTGGGTGAGATCCGTGTGCAACTGAGCATAGGCGTTGCACTGTTTCCCAAACACGGAGAAACTGCCGAGGCCCTGATCAAAGCGGCGGACACTGCCATGTATCTGGCCAAACGTGACCGCAGTGGCTACACATTCGCAAAATAGCCAAGCCGGAATCAGGCCACCGATACAATGAAATCAGCCACGGAGTGCCGTGGACTGCATTGAACGGAATCATGAGCAAGGCCTTTACCAAAGAGTCTGACAACGGCACTGACGACGATGAGTTGCAGTTGCCCGCGCTTCCCGCAGGCGGCAAAAATTACATCACCCCGCTGGGCTATGCCACGTTGCGCGACGAGCTGCTGGACCTGATCGACAACGAACGGCCCAAGGTGGTGGAAGTGGTGCACTGGGCGGCCAGCAATGGCGACCGCTCGGAGAACGGCGATTACCTCTACGGCAAGAAGCGCTTGCGCGAGATTGACAGGCGCATCCGTTTTTTGACCAAACGCCTGGAAATTGCCGAAATCACCGACCCTGCCATTCATTACGGAAACGAGCAGATTTTCTTCGGGGCGACCGTGACCTATGTGGATGAAACGGGGCTGGAGCGTACGGTCACCATCAAGGGAATCGACGAAGCCAATAGCGCGCAGGGGGAAGTGAGCTGGATTTCGCCCATTGCCAGAACCTTGCTTAAGGCCCGCGAGGGGGACGAACTCAAACTGGTGATGCCAGATCGCGTGGGCGATATCGAGGTGCTGAAAGTCAGCTACCCCAAGCCCGCTTAGCCGGGGCTAGCGCCCTTGTTGCGCTCGGCGCGCAGTACCGATGCTGTACGCCGCAGGTTGCGCAGGGCCACTTCCATGTGTGCCGTATCGCGGACTGCAACGATAAAACGCAAATCGGTGGCGTCCTGTGCCGCCTCCTGGCCCATGTCGATGTGGATGATGTCGGCCTCTGCGGCCGCCAGCGCCGCCGCCACTTTGGCCAGCACGCCCTTGCCGTTGTTGACGGTCGCAATCAGATTGACCTCAAAGGCCCGCACTGGTTCGTCCGCCCAGTCCACACCAATGAAACGCTCACTGTCCTTGTGTTGCAGTTTTTTGGCAATCGCGCAGTCATGCACGTGCACCACCAGACCTTCGCCGCGGCCTAAGTAGCCCACGATCTCGTCGCCTGGAATCGGGCGACAGCATTGGGCAAACTGCACCGAAGCGTTCTCGCTGCCATCCAGCGTAATGGAGCCCAAAGAAGGCGACTCGTGTGCCGTGAAGCGCTCGCGGGTCAGCAGTAGTGCGTCAGGGCGCTCGCCAGCTTCTGTCAGCAGGTTGACTAAGCGCTTGGCCACAATGTTGGCGATGCGTTTGCCCAGGCCAATGTCGGTGAGCAGTTCCTGCCGGTTTTTATTGCCGGTAAAGCGCAACAGCTTGTCCCAGATAGGGGCGTAGGCGGGATCGTCGTCCGGAAAGCGTTCAATACCTTCGGAGCGCAGGGCCTGCGTCAACAGCTTGCCGCCCAGCCCTTCGGATTCGGTTTGCGCCAGTGTCTTGAGGTGGTGGCGGATCTTGGAGCGGGCCCGGCCCGTGCGCACAAAGCCCAGCCATGCAGGGTTGGGGGTCGATACCGGTGCGGTGACCACTTCCACCACATCGCCATTTTTAAGCTCGGTACGCAGCGGGACCTGCTCGCCATTGATGCGGGCCGCCATGGTGCGATCGCCCACGTTGCTGTGAATGGCGTAGGCAAAGTCGACCACGGTGGCGCCGCGCGGCAGCGCCATGATCTGGCTCTTGGGCGTGAACACATAGACGGCATCGGGAAACAGGTCGACCTTGACGTGGTCCCAGAATTCGGCGGCGTCGCGGGTTTCGTCCTGGATGTCCAGCAGGGATTGCAGCCATTTGGTCCCCAGGCGGTCGCTTCCCGCATCGCCGGGGTTATTGACCTTGTACAGCCAGTGCGCGGCCACACCCGACTCCGCCACGATGTGCATGGCTTCAGTGCGCATCTGGAATTCCACATTCACGCCCGACGGGCCGACCAGCGTGGTGTGCAGCGACTGGTAGCCGTTGAGCTTGGCGATGGCAATATGGTCCTTGAACTTGCCCGGTACCGGCTTGTAGAGTTGGTGCAGCATGCCCAGCGCGGTATAACAATCCACGACAGTAGGCACTAACACCCGAAATCCGTAAATATCGGTCACCTGGGCAAAACTCAGGTGTTTGCTGGTCATCTTCTTGTAGATGGAATACAGCGTCTTCTCGCGCCCGGCAATACGCACCGGCATCTTTGCGTCCGCAAACGTGGCTTCGACTTCCTTTTGCACCTTCTGGATCAGGTCGCGGCGGCGGCTGCGGGCCTTGGCTACGGCCTTGGACAGGATGGCATAGCGCCAGGGGCGCAGATGCTGGAATGACAGGTCCTGCAGTTCGCGGTAAGTCTGGTTCAGGCCCAAGCGGTGGGCAATGGGGGCATAGATTTCCAGCGTCTCAGAGGCGATGCGGCTCCACTTGCTGCGTGGCACGTCTGACAGCGTGCGCATGTTGTGCGAGCGGTCGGCCAGCTTGATCAGGATGACGCGTACATCGCGTGCCATGGCCAGCAGCATCTTGCGGAAGGACTCGGCCTGATTTTCCTCACGCGTGTTGAACTGCAGCTTGTCCAGTTTGGTCAGGCCGTCGACCAACTCTGCCACGGGGGAGCCAAACTTTTCGATGAGCTCGGTTTTTGTGACACCGCAGTCTTCCAGTGCGTCGTGCAGCAGGGCGGCCATCAGGGCCTGCGCGTCGAGTTTCCATTCAGCGCATTGACTGGCAACGGCGATCGGGTGGGTGATATAGGGCTCGCCGTTGTTGCGCAACTGGCCCAAATGGGCTTCGTCGGCAAACCGATACGCCAGGCGGACTTGTTCTGCGTCGGTGGGGGACAAATAGTCCAGTTTGGCTGTCAAACCCGCAAAGCTGGCAGCCGCAGCATTCAGGGCGGCGGTGTCTGGTAGTGTGAGTGGAAGCGGGGTACCCATGCCGTAAATGTAGCGCGCGGCAGAAACCTTGGTTGCCGGGGCGAAAAAAAAGCACCGCTTGCGGTGCTTTTATCGGAAGTCCCGTTGCTTAGAGCGGGACCTTCTTAAGCATTTCAATGCCGATTTT belongs to Rhodoferax saidenbachensis and includes:
- a CDS encoding acetyl-CoA carboxylase biotin carboxylase subunit, which translates into the protein MTFSKILIANRGEIACRVIRTARKLGYQTVAVYSDADRDAPHVALADEAVHIGASPASESYLKFGAILDAARKTGADALHPGYGFLSENAAFAQACVDAGVVFIGPPPSAITAMGDKALAKKRMLEAGVPCAPGYLGADQSDAALTAEAKKLGYPLLVKAVAGGGGRGMRLVRSDAELQQGIEGARREATSAFGDGTLMLERLIDNGRHIEMQVFADAHGNAVYLGERDCTAQRRRQKVIEEAPSPVVSPAMREAMGKDAVAAALAVGYRGAGTVEFIVDDKLNHYFLEMNTRLQVEHPVTECITGYDLVEWQLQVAAGDPLPAKQSDITLTGHAIEARLYVEDPYSSFAPQTGTVVWWKPENALHGGVRVDDGIRQGSVVSPFYDPMVAKIIVHGRDRDDAIRRLRAALANTPLLGLKNNGRFLSDLVDHPAFRKAEMTTTLIDHWLEQGEPLLQTPVASDAAWQVAAVALAMQQGNSWRSNSVAAYGFKLQCADTVRAVRVQPDRHGNVAVTVDSASVQAKVVHFEDGVLRLELDGVAQTAIAVFAGANLHLAYAGHAHVFTEVSAFPNADALKDASRARSPVAGKVTQVLVTPGAAVENGQQLVCVEAMKMEMWLCAESAGTVKAVHAKAGDQVESGALLVELEINTKKEA
- a CDS encoding 3-keto-5-aminohexanoate cleavage protein; the protein is MMEKAILTCALTGVLTNPKQHPVPVTPAQMAAEARDAFNAGASIMHVHVRSQEEGMGHMPSWDPEVMASVVDAIRAACPGVIINLTTGVVGKDVSGPLACIRRVKPEIAACNAGSLNYLKIKEDGNWAWPPMVFDNPVSKVQQFLDVMAECGTHPEFECFDVGIVRAVGMFVKNGMLKPEMGRPEYNLVMGVASGMPCDADLLALLPQWMVPNSVWQATLIGRQEIWPVHQKTADLGGMLRTGLEDTFYLPNGERAAGNGALITELAACAQRAGRSIASPQEARALLGLRH
- a CDS encoding GGDEF domain-containing protein, producing the protein MNNPPIQPSPSLAPSESLSSVLGQAEHVQVLVEQSALELSTVNSVLEQEVGVQANSPEVQQALVQSQAVEEKVQDASDKLALVTQALEEEIRERHAMGAELALVTQQEQLARHAALHDALTGLPNRTLFHDRLEHGLAQARRHELALAVMFLDLDGFKQVNDTYGHDVGDAVLQTVAERLTENTRDDDTVSRLGGDEFLYLLMGATDEQSVANLAQKIVNRIQVPCQLSVGEIRVQLSIGVALFPKHGETAEALIKAADTAMYLAKRDRSGYTFAK
- the greB gene encoding transcription elongation factor GreB, which translates into the protein MSKAFTKESDNGTDDDELQLPALPAGGKNYITPLGYATLRDELLDLIDNERPKVVEVVHWAASNGDRSENGDYLYGKKRLREIDRRIRFLTKRLEIAEITDPAIHYGNEQIFFGATVTYVDETGLERTVTIKGIDEANSAQGEVSWISPIARTLLKAREGDELKLVMPDRVGDIEVLKVSYPKPA
- a CDS encoding RelA/SpoT family protein encodes the protein MGTPLPLTLPDTAALNAAAASFAGLTAKLDYLSPTDAEQVRLAYRFADEAHLGQLRNNGEPYITHPIAVASQCAEWKLDAQALMAALLHDALEDCGVTKTELIEKFGSPVAELVDGLTKLDKLQFNTREENQAESFRKMLLAMARDVRVILIKLADRSHNMRTLSDVPRSKWSRIASETLEIYAPIAHRLGLNQTYRELQDLSFQHLRPWRYAILSKAVAKARSRRRDLIQKVQKEVEATFADAKMPVRIAGREKTLYSIYKKMTSKHLSFAQVTDIYGFRVLVPTVVDCYTALGMLHQLYKPVPGKFKDHIAIAKLNGYQSLHTTLVGPSGVNVEFQMRTEAMHIVAESGVAAHWLYKVNNPGDAGSDRLGTKWLQSLLDIQDETRDAAEFWDHVKVDLFPDAVYVFTPKSQIMALPRGATVVDFAYAIHSNVGDRTMAARINGEQVPLRTELKNGDVVEVVTAPVSTPNPAWLGFVRTGRARSKIRHHLKTLAQTESEGLGGKLLTQALRSEGIERFPDDDPAYAPIWDKLLRFTGNKNRQELLTDIGLGKRIANIVAKRLVNLLTEAGERPDALLLTRERFTAHESPSLGSITLDGSENASVQFAQCCRPIPGDEIVGYLGRGEGLVVHVHDCAIAKKLQHKDSERFIGVDWADEPVRAFEVNLIATVNNGKGVLAKVAAALAAAEADIIHIDMGQEAAQDATDLRFIVAVRDTAHMEVALRNLRRTASVLRAERNKGASPG